The genomic stretch ATGATAAACCTCTTTCAACTCCTTGCAGGAGAgttgtcttttcctttcctttttttgtgtgcACGTGCGCGGGTGTGTCTGGTTTAAGAAATTGCCGTTTTGAGAAGCGTCTTTTCACTGGCAACTTGTTTTGATGGTTCAACTGATGCAACTGTCGAATTGATGAATAAGAAGGCTATTATTGCCATATGGCAGTATCATTATTTTAATCTGCATTTGGGTAATGAAAGAGGATTAATGTCATTTGGAGCAGTTAATTGCGAACGGAAGTTCTTTTATGCTCGTGTCAGTGATGTTATTGTGCGTAGATGTTACCGTTATAAGTGGATCTGGTTAGATATCGTTAATTTCTTGATGACATTATCATCGTGATTTGCCATGCAAGAGCTCTCAGATACATACTAAATCTAGCTTTTGCTTCATTTCAAGGCTGATCTGTTTCTCTAAGTACCTTTCCCTAGCTCCACATCTTACCTCATACCTTGTGTGGGGCTATCTTTGCTTATGATCAGACCATGAATGTAAACAGCGAGGAGTTTCCATTGCAGTTTCCTTACAAAAAGATTCCTAATATCAAGCGTCCGATATGTATTAGCATGATAATGTTGAGCGCTATAGGTTGCAAGTCTGCTCTGGTACTGCTTTAAGAGAGCTTTTCTGCTGCGGAGAATATACAAATGAAATTATTAGCTCATTGAATGGCTTAGTATTATCATCCTTTTTGTGattctgtttatttttttctttgattttcatatatcttGCGACACATACATTTCTAAAATCATTACGAAGTACATCTACATAGGAATGAGGAGAATGGCATAATCAATTTCATAATATAATTCACGCAGGGTTCCTACGGTTGGAGGCAAGGCTCTTGATCTGCATCTCCTTTTTGTGGAGGTGACATGGCGTGGTGGTCTTGAAAAGGTATGGATTCTACGCTTGTTTCCTTCTCCCAAGTACTgcatgatttgaattttaatacGTCAGTTGGAAACTACTAGGGCACCTGTTCTTGGACCTTATGCAGCTTTCATTTAGTTCTTGAAAGTCTAAGCACATTCAACAATTAATTATGAGTGATTCATtcttgtttttattattttgttatgGTTGGATCATGACTCACAAGATGCTCCATTAAAGTTGATGACTTTATTTGATCTTGTTTGGGAGTGTGCCACCAGTGGCTAGATGTATTAGCTCCCCCAATTTCATTAACTTTTGACAGGTGATCAAAGATCGTAAATGGAAGGAAGTGATTGTGGTGTTCAACTTCCCAACGACAATAACCAGTGcatcatttgttttgcgaaagtACTATATGTCATTGCTTTATCACTTTGAGCAGGTCTATTACTTCCACAGACAAGCCCCTTCGCATTCAGCTGCAGGTGCTTTCTGCtgtgaatagtgatttttcaCTCTATTTAGAATGTCATTTCTGAAAGGTTTTGAATCATATTCATGCAGATCCTGAAAGCGGGAATGAGGTTGAGGGGTCAGTGGGCCAGAACAATGTAGTGTCCACGAGCTTCATGTCTAGTCAAGGTATGGGCTTCTGTTTTTGAGATGATGGCTTCATTTTGATTATATCATGCTTATCAATTGGTTGATAAGGACAGATTAGTTGAAAGGAACAACGGCAAGGGGATGGCATGATATGGTAGTGGTCTGAGGAGGAGAGTGAGGTGtgagaaaaggcaaaagtaataaggaaaaaggaaaaaccaaattGACAAAGATAGGAAGTAGGAGCAGCTGGGTTATTTACAGAAGAATCTGCTGTGTAGTCCGTGAAGAAATTCTTCTGTTGAGGTTCTtatgacaaggaaaaaaaaaaaaaactgtttacTTTCCTGTCTGGTCAAGAAAGAGTCAGAGACCTATTGGTTTCTCCTTTCGAGGAACCTACATATTTTGGGCAATTTTGAACTATCATGATGGCATGGCGAGTTCAAATTAGATTGTCTAAATTGCTGCATTGAACAGTTTTGGAGCTTAAAATCACAGGTGGCACTTATGGTTTATGATGTTTTGCTGCTGACCTGGACATGGATAAGGTTATGGTCATTCTTAGTTGCTTTTTGCTAAGCTCTTATGCAAGTTAATCACATGTGTTGGGAAATATAAGTGTCAGTGTTGCCGTGAGCTGAATGTAAGTGTATTTATAGGTTATTCCCTTATGTCTGATGTTCTTATGCCAGATAAGCATGATAGATATCATCCGCTTACAAGTTTCATTAGGTTGGTAGTTACCTGTGCAGAGAGCATCTCTTTCTTCAAGCGCCTAAAATGAGATTTTAGCTGTTTGCGTTGCTTGTTGATTCCTCAACTAGGGCTCTgccaaatttggaaaaaaaggtTTTGTTAATGAAGTGCCGCTTGACATATGTCAAGCAActaatcgaccaaaaaaaaaaaaaaagaaatatgttaTGCAACTCAATGCGGAAATATTGCAATTTGCGAGACACTGTTTGTCCTTTTGAGATGCACAATCAGTGTTTGGAAAATCAAAGTATATTAAGCATATTCAACAAAAGATGTGGAGGCGCTTTTTAAAATTAACTTCTCCCCCTTCTGGTGTTGCAACTTATTTTAGGTCTCGTGGCATTGTGTTACTTAACTCGGACGAGGCCCAGAAACGTTTCTCTTTCTGCTCTTGGTAAATTGGTTACAATTTCTAAGCAGCTGTACTTGTTTAGCCAGGTGATGATCTGGTGACCCTTTTTTGTGTGCAGGAAATTCGAAACTGCATCCTGGCTCTTCAGTAACTGGGTTCATCGATGGGAAATTCGATAATGGGTACCTTGTTTCGGTGAATTTGGGTAATCATGAACTGAAAGGGGTCCTGTATCATATTCCCCAGGTAATGCACATGTCTCAGAGTGCTCTTCCTTCAGAAGTTCCTACCCGAAGGAAACGGAGAAGATCGCGGATGAAATTACGCGACCCTTTTCGCCCCAAGTCCAACAGGAGCGGTTACAATTTCTTCTTTGCTGAGCATTATGCTAGGCTAAAGCCTCAGTACTATGGCCGCGAGAGAGCCATCAGCAAGAAGATTGGGTATCTGTGGAATAACCTTACAGAGGCTGAAAAGCAGGTGCTAATTATACGCTACATTTATTACGTCCCTCTCCTTCCTGTCGTTTGCTCCATGTGTGTGCTTGCGTGTCATGCAATAACTTTCTAAAGAGGAATATTACGTGGATGCATGACATCCTAAAATAGATGCTGATTGTGAGGTTTTGGTCGGACAGCTGAGATAATTTTGGATGCctcagattttcttttttggtcttcCTCTTTTGTCTGATTTTACTATGCCTTACCATTGTCCCTCTCTTTCAATATCTACTGTCTCTGCTCATTTGGCAGTAAGAAAATTACATCCACATATCAAAAGCTAGTCGCCACAGGTATCCTGTGacattaacctttttttttttgtggttgaaCACATGGTATTCACCGCTCACTATAGTTAGGAAATTGGTAATAACTGTCGTCCTGGCTGTTTGGCGACTGATTTGCAGCATaacacatttttttatgaatcttacgtggatatgtgtatagaacaATGTTTGTGCGGTATATACGGATGTCGAGATACATGTACGTTTCTGATGTATTTAGGAAAAACTTCTACCCCGGAATAGTAAGAAGAAAAAGCTTGCCCTTCCAGCAGTGGTATCGGATCGATGATGTGCATTTAGCATCTACACTAACCACTTTAAATGCATACTTTTTGTTGCACTAATGGCGTTTTGTTTGTGAAAATTTCTTGTCACGCGCATGATGATGTAGTGAACTTGTAAACGCAAGACGTGTCTTGCGCATGCTTTCTCCGGCGGCTAATGAAGCGGATCACTTGCTCTAGTCATCGCCTCTAaagctttttccctttctgttgCCGCAGGTTTATCAGGAGAAAGGCGTGAGGGACAAGGAGAGGTACAAATCCGAGATGCAGGAATACCGGTCATCTCAGGGTTTGAATGTCAGCAAAGTTTAGGCTTCTAGGTTACTCTAGCTAGGCTTAGGCAATCCATGTTCTAGGGAAGGCCGAATTTTTGCGCTCTGTTCCTTTTCTCGGGCTTTGTCGGACATGCATCCTTTCGGTAGCATATGTAGATCACATCTGCGTGCCTATGCACGTCTGTTGTTAAGGAAACAGACTCTCATGTTTTGTCGATGTGGACGTCGTGCATGTGGTGTCGGGCTCGGTTTTCTGCTTTATCGCGGGTTGATAAGAACTGCTGACTGAATCTCTTACTTTGAGCTAAGCTTGTAATATATTTTGGTGAAGTTTTAGTTTACTTGGAGCTTTGGTGCGTATGGTgactgttttttcttcttcggaaaatgaagctttttttttttttgggacttaTTTTTTCTATATCTAGTTGAAACCAGAAGTTAGACTAGATAAAGTTTGGAATTGCTGATACCGATTTGATTTTGCTTGTATTGTTTACAAaaactaaagaaataaaaaatattttcatcgtccataaGGAAGTATTAAAGACATAAATTGctatcaataataaaaatatgttttattaATTCATTATTGTAAATGATGTAAATAATCGactttagaaaatattatttaaattatttatttttcgcgaaacagaTGTTTCGATCCATTTGAATTTAGATTGAATTGAAgataattgatctaattaaagaTAAGTAGGTTCACTTGCAAGAGTTAATTTTCTTATTCAGTGTGATAAAATTTATTCTTGTCTTGAAAATACTCCTCCCATAATTTCTAATTTGTGGATTTATGTATCGATTTCTTGATCTTCTATTTGAATTTATTGAGAAGATAAATCTCCTCAcgcaaaatttgatttttaaattatcTATCATGTTGAGAGTAGCAATGAAAGctatctcttttcttctttgaaatactATTAATCCCCTAGGATAGAAAAATTATCTTATCCCTTTCACATGTTTGATTCATGCTCTGCATATTGCAagtattctctctttcttctcttgtttgGTTGGAAGGAGAGTGTTTTGTATtctattgtttctttttcctactATTCTATTACTTGTGAAATTCTGCGAAAAGTAAATTTCTTTTGCtcacggcaaaaaaaaaaataagaaaggttTCCCTACTAAAGGGTCGATATAAGTGAAAATTGAAGTggttaaaatgaaaatattttattttactgaTTATGTAAAGTGATATAAGCCATTATTTTTATGaggatattttcaaaattattcatttttcgctcaACAAATGGAGCGATCGGGTAATCTCCGAACCAAACTATCGCATATCTCGACTAATTCACTTCCCCAAGACGATCTTTAAAGGCACATTTCTATGCATCGGCCGACAACTAACCCTCTCAACTGGCCCAAAAAATGTGGTTCTTTTTCACTCACACCATATAATAATGTCTGTTTCAACATGTACCCcaatctttgaccaaaaaaaaaaatatgtacccCAATCGGCTGAGATTATGACCAAACATGGACTTTTGAGCCGGTGTTGTCAAAAGCTTATTCCAGTCAACATAATGTCTCCACAGTCCATTTTTAGGTCAAAATCTAGGAAATTGGCATTTAGGAAACCCTAGAATCTCGTTGACCAGATCTTTATTTCCGAACATATCTTACAATATAAATTGCACTTAAGAAAACAAAtctccaaattttatttcaagagaGATCTTGGGAGATTGATAGATTTCAAAATCTAAATTcaaacacaaaaaattaatatttttatccCCAATATACAGTTCAAGCGAAaatcctagttttttttttttttgtggaaatccCTCCCTCCTTCCCTGCAGCTTTGTTCCAGAaagagaggaattttttttttatctttaccTATGAAAGATGAAGCTACCGAAAAGTCAAGAAATAGAGTTGAAAAAACAAGTCATTTATTGAAAGATAAGGAGTTGAATGTGataattaaattttccttaGAAGCAGTTAAAAAATCTAAGTCTTGATTCTTTGTCCTCTCTTTAGCTCTCccacttcttctctttctttccggCTTTGATCATACCTCTTCGctgcttcatcttctcttcttcttctttctatcagCTCAGTTGGTAGTCTTTatcagaaaaaaaagggaaaatcccaTCTTTGCCATCTCTTCTCGTTCACAGAAGAGATCAACCCTCGATCAGGTGAGTTCCAAACTTTTCGTCTCGGCTAATTTTATGTGCTCTTGATCTTATATGCCTCGTTGTCTTGCTGTTTAGAACATTTCGGATTcaagtcgatttttttttctccttgtcATCACAAGTTGTGTGCTCATGATTTCAACCTTCGTTTTAGTTACGTCTCTTtacgtctttttttttatctgggtTCAGTTTTTTTAATTAGGGTTTTCTATCAATGGATGAAGATCAGGATACTCAGTTGTGTCTAGACTTTCACGACAAGGAGAAGGACAACGCCGGAGAGAACAAGCCGGTCGATCTCACGAAAGGGAGGTTGTACATAAAGCTGAAGATGCCGACGGCGGTCAATTGGTCTAATGCTGAAGAAACCAGCATGCATGGCAACGACGATCAATTAAAGACCAGGAAGGTTTATGTCTGCGATTTCTGCAATAAAACGTTCAGTACAGGAAAAGGATTGGGAGGCCACAAGAGGATTCACACGCAAGCAAGCAAGAGACATCACCGATTTCCCCACAAGAAGATTTACAAACCCAAGCTCAAGAAGAGTGCTGGTGTCGACGAGCCTAAGGATGATTCCGATGCAACTTGTGCGATCTGTGGGAAGACTTTCCCTTCGATGAAGTCCTTGTTTGGGCACATGAGATCCCACCCTGAGAGGGAGTGGAGGGGAATTCATCCCCCTACGAGGTCAAACCGCAGCATGTTGGTCGCTGTACTGGAGTCCGCCGCTGGCACTTGCGGGGTTCGTGATGGGGATCCTGATGATACTAGCCAGATATCATCGCCAGCTCCGCGATCCACATCGGAGTGGGGGGTCATTGGCAAGAGGAGAAATAAACTGTCCTCCACTGTTGACGACTTCCCGGGTTTGTCTTCGAGTCCGGTTCGGTCTGATTGGGTATCTAGTGACCTGGAGCTAGAAGCTAGTGATAACCTCTTGTTGCTTGCTAAAGGGAATCACCCTTTTAGCAATCCATCAAGCACAACTGGCCCAGAAAGCAAGTCGGCTCGAGGCAATAATTGCAATGCCGAGAAGGTGATAAAGGGCGAGTACGAAGATGCTCGAGCCTGTCCCGAATTGGTCAGCATGTCCAAGATGCAAAAGATGGAGTCATCCCCATCTGATAAGAAAGTGAAGAAAGTGAATTCAGCCTATAAAACAAAAGTGAGAGAGGGCAAAGGCAAGGAGAAGATGGACGAGTTTCAAGGTTGTGATGATGACAAAGGATACAGTCACGAGAGGAGTAATGTAGCTGATGATGACAAAGGATACAGTCATGAGAGGAGTAATGTAGCTGAGTCGAATTGTAAGGATGGTGAATACAAAGTGACACAGGATCAGGTTGAGCTAAATACTCCCTTTGAGAAGGGAAACAttgcaaagaagaaaaggaagcgATTGCCCGGAAATTCGGAAGCAGGAGCAGATGGCATTGCTCGGTGCATTAGCCGTAGCCGGAAGATTTCCCAGACATCTGAGAGGTTTAAGTGTAACATATGCGATAAATCATTCTCGACCCACCAAGGCTTGGGTGGTCACATGTCCAGCCACAACAAGGTCACCATCAAGAAGAGCCGAAGTGGAGATGATCATGAAGGATCTGCATCGGTGGATCAAGAAGCCGATGAGTTCAGATCAATCGCTGCAACCGCGACCCAAGAACCGGAGGATGATGGCAGCGCAGATGCCAAATGCTATGGAGACAGCGGAGATGGCCCACCCTCGGTGCAGGCATCGGGTCGCAAGATGCTTGC from Rhodamnia argentea isolate NSW1041297 chromosome 2, ASM2092103v1, whole genome shotgun sequence encodes the following:
- the LOC115754154 gene encoding high mobility group B protein 10-like — translated: MSMAMVISPQNQPLSESTNGHLSVSSSSKVYPPATVQYEELVQSSELFWEKLRAFHQSFGTKFMVPTVGGKALDLHLLFVEVTWRGGLEKVIKDRKWKEVIVVFNFPTTITSASFVLRKYYMSLLYHFEQVYYFHRQAPSHSAADPESGNEVEGSVGQNNVVSTSFMSSQGNSKLHPGSSVTGFIDGKFDNGYLVSVNLGNHELKGVLYHIPQVMHMSQSALPSEVPTRRKRRRSRMKLRDPFRPKSNRSGYNFFFAEHYARLKPQYYGRERAISKKIGYLWNNLTEAEKQVYQEKGVRDKERYKSEMQEYRSSQGLNVSKV
- the LOC115754158 gene encoding uncharacterized protein LOC115754158, with the translated sequence MDEDQDTQLCLDFHDKEKDNAGENKPVDLTKGRLYIKLKMPTAVNWSNAEETSMHGNDDQLKTRKVYVCDFCNKTFSTGKGLGGHKRIHTQASKRHHRFPHKKIYKPKLKKSAGVDEPKDDSDATCAICGKTFPSMKSLFGHMRSHPEREWRGIHPPTRSNRSMLVAVLESAAGTCGVRDGDPDDTSQISSPAPRSTSEWGVIGKRRNKLSSTVDDFPGLSSSPVRSDWVSSDLELEASDNLLLLAKGNHPFSNPSSTTGPESKSARGNNCNAEKVIKGEYEDARACPELVSMSKMQKMESSPSDKKVKKVNSAYKTKVREGKGKEKMDEFQGCDDDKGYSHERSNVADDDKGYSHERSNVAESNCKDGEYKVTQDQVELNTPFEKGNIAKKKRKRLPGNSEAGADGIARCISRSRKISQTSERFKCNICDKSFSTHQGLGGHMSSHNKVTIKKSRSGDDHEGSASVDQEADEFRSIAATATQEPEDDGSADAKCYGDSGDGPPSVQASGRKMLAIDLNKLPPTEQDEQEG